A genomic segment from Neobacillus sp. YX16 encodes:
- a CDS encoding sugar ABC transporter permease, protein MKTNKKIKVSTFAKTRKRSDYFWAYLMIAPTMLGLFIFYLWPIIQTFYFSFTEWGAFGQFEWTGLDNYKRLLEDTNLLKSFKNTGIYIIFTVPIGIFLSILVAVLLNQNIKGKSVYRTLYFLPVITMPAAIAMVWKWLYNSDYGLLNYLLSLIGINGPQWVSDPKIALYSIIVVAIWSGIGYNMVIFLSGLQGIPKTYYEAAEIDGASPIRVFFKITLPLLSPIIFFVSIMSFIGAFQVFDLIFMMIGKSSTALENTQSIVYLFYQHAFVLNDKGYAAAIAVLLLIVILIITAIQMVLQKKWVHYD, encoded by the coding sequence GTGAAAACGAATAAAAAAATTAAGGTTTCTACTTTTGCGAAGACAAGGAAACGCTCCGATTACTTTTGGGCTTATCTCATGATTGCTCCAACCATGTTAGGCCTGTTTATTTTTTATCTGTGGCCAATCATTCAAACCTTTTACTTTAGTTTCACGGAATGGGGAGCGTTTGGACAGTTTGAGTGGACTGGGTTAGATAATTATAAGCGATTGCTTGAGGATACCAACCTTTTAAAATCATTTAAGAATACGGGGATTTATATCATTTTTACTGTCCCTATTGGGATTTTCTTATCTATTTTAGTAGCTGTTCTCCTAAACCAGAATATTAAGGGAAAATCGGTTTATCGCACATTATATTTTTTACCCGTCATAACGATGCCGGCTGCGATCGCCATGGTATGGAAATGGCTTTATAATTCTGATTACGGTCTTCTTAACTATCTTTTATCCTTGATCGGAATTAATGGCCCACAGTGGGTAAGTGATCCGAAAATTGCACTATATTCAATCATTGTTGTAGCCATCTGGAGTGGAATTGGTTATAACATGGTCATTTTCCTTTCCGGGCTACAAGGAATTCCGAAAACCTATTATGAAGCAGCGGAAATAGATGGAGCAAGCCCCATCAGGGTGTTCTTTAAAATTACACTGCCACTACTGTCACCGATTATTTTCTTTGTAAGTATTATGTCTTTCATCGGGGCTTTTCAAGTGTTTGATTTAATTTTCATGATGATAGGAAAAAGTAGTACAGCCTTGGAAAATACGCAATCAATCGTTTATTTATTTTATCAGCATGCTTTCGTATTAAACGATAAGGGATATGCAGCCGCCATCGCAGTTCTGCTATTAATAGTGATTCTGATTATTACAGCCATTCAAATGGTTTTACAGAAAAAATGGGTTCATTATGACTAA